The Lasioglossum baleicum chromosome 12, iyLasBale1, whole genome shotgun sequence genome includes a region encoding these proteins:
- the Usp7 gene encoding ubiquitin-specific protease 7 isoform X4 has protein sequence MNHVNDQENLKQLNLAPVQVNEVEEMDTQEETPNDGGGDGNDTSPMNGESELTCIVQDQEMGEDEARSEVIFRFVVENVSTMKDTQLSPPCYVRNLPWKIMVMPRSSQTQERPPQRSLGFYLQCNGESESTSWSCYANADLRLLSCKEGQDPFSRKIQHLFYSKENDWGFSHFMTWQDLLDPDKGYIQDDTITLEVHVMADAPHGVSWDSKKHTGFVGLKNQGATCYMNSLLQTLYFTNQLRKAVYKMPTESDDSSKSVALALQRVFHELQFSDKPVGTKKLTKSFGWETLDSFMQHDVQEFLRVLLDKLESKMKGTCVEGTVPKLFEGKMVSFIKCKNIDYKSTRVETFYDIQLNIKGKKNIYESFNDYVSTESLDGDNKYDAGEHGLQEAEKGVIFSSFPPVLHLHLMRFQYDPVTDCSVKFNDRFEFYDKISLDKYLQNKEATSADYTLHAVLVHSGDNHGGHYVVFINPAGDGKWCKFDDDVVSRCTKQEAIDHNYGGQDEDMTMAVKHCTNAYMLVYIRNSELENVLQEVKEEDIPQELVERLQEEKRLEQIRRKERTEAYLYITVNVLLEDNFDGHQGNDLYDPEHALYRVFRVRKQCTLHEFLELLSDSLKYPIEQIRLWPLNVRSNHTCRPMPLELEPDTQKSIYQCSENPNAWNVFVELVPPDSDLTALPPFDKDTDVLLFFKLYDPKNKKIHYCGHHYMPVTAKVQELIPILNERAGFPPDTELALFEEIKPNLVEKIDNLTDPLEKVLDELMDGDIIVFQKEGDNQMYELPTCREYFKDLFHRVEVTFCDKTIPNDPGFTMELSLRMTYDQMARAVAQRVGTDPYLLQFFKCQNYKDSPGHPLKCTYEGSLKDLVSYCKPKTKKLYYQQLSIRVNELENKKQFKCIWVGPSLKEEKEIILYPNKNGTVATLLEEAKKQVELSENGSGKLRILEINCNKLSPGPREDVPLDNLNTTGAKLYRIEEIPNDELNLAEDEMLIPVAHFHKDVFSTFGIPFFFKIKQGEPFPKMKERLLKKLGVQEKEFEKFALVTMGKPHFIMDSPEYIVKLSDFRTHPSQSTSPHRPWLGLEHVNKAPKRSRINYLEKAIKIYN, from the exons ATGAACCACGTTAACGACCAGGAAAATCTTAAACAGCTCAACCTGGCACCAGTTCAGGTCAATGAAGTCGAAGAAATGGACACGCAGGAAG AAACACCAAATGATGGTGGAGGAGATGGTAATGATACTAGTCCTATGAACGGAGAATCAGAATTAACTTGTATAGTTCAAGATCAAGAAATGGGAGAAG ATGAAGCAAGATCAGAAGTGATATTTCGCTTCGTAGTAGAAAATGTTTCTACAATGAAAGATACTCAGCTGTCACCACCATGTTACGTTCGTAATTTGCCATGGAAAATAATGGTAATGCCAAGGTCGAGTCAGACCCAGGAGCGACCACCTCAGAGATCACTTGGTTTTTATCTTCAATGTAATGGAGAAAGTGAATCAACATCATGGAGTTGTTATGCAAATGCAGATCTTCGGTTACTTTCTTGTAAAGAAGGACAGGACCCTTTTAGCAGAA AGATTCAACATCTATTCTATAGTAAAGAAAACGATTGGGGATTTAGTCATTTTATGACGTGGCAGGATCTTTTGGATCCTGATAAAGGTTACATTCAAGATGATACTATTACACTTGAG GTTCATGTGATGGCTGATGCTCCACATGGTGTCAGTTGGGATAGTAAAAAACATACTGGATTTGTAggtttaaaaaatcaaggtgctACGTGTTATATGAATTCTTTACTTCAAACTTTGTATTTTACCAATCAG TTACGAAAAGCTGTTTATAAAATGCCAACAGAAAGTGATGATTCCAGTAAGAGTGTAGCTCTGGCTTTACAGAGGGTTTTTCATGAATTACAATTTTCTGATAAGCCAGTAGGTACAAAAAAACTAACTAAAAGTTTTGGTTGGGAGACGTTGGATTCGTTTATGCAACACGATGTACAAGAATTCTTACGAGTG CTTTTAGATAAGTTGGAAAGTAAGATGAAAGGAACATGTGTGGAGGGTACAGTACCAAAATTATTTGAAGGGAAAATGGTGtcatttattaaatgtaaaaatattgattataaatcAACTAGAGTTGAAACTTTCTATGACATACAATTAAATATAAAGGGCAAGAAGAATA TTTACGAATCCTTTAATGACTATGTAAGCACTGAAAGTCTGGACGGTGATAATAAATACGATGCTGGAGAACATGGATTACAGGAAGCAGAAAAAGGAGTTATCTTTTCATCTTTTCCACCAGTTTTGCATCTGCATTTAATGAGATTTCAGTATGATCCAGTTACAGATTGTTCAGTCAAATTTAATGACAG GTTTGAATTCTATGACAAAATAAGTCTTGACAAATATTTGCAAAATAAAGAAGCCACGAGTGCAGATTACACACTGCATGCAGTCTTAGTTCACAGTGGAGATAATCATGGTGGTCACTACGTTGTATTTATCAATCCAGCTGGTGATGGGAAA TGGTGCAAATTCGACGATGACGTCGTCTCCAGGTGTACAAAGCAGGAAGCCATTGATCATAATTATGGTGGTCAGGATGAGGACATGACTATGGCTGTGAAACACTGTACGAACGCCTATATGCTGGTGTACATAAGGAACTCTGAACTGGAAAACGTCTTGCAAGAAGTTAAAGAAGAGGATATACCTCAAGAG CTGGTGGAGAGGTTGCAAGAGGAGAAGAGGCTGGAACAAATAAGAAGAAAGGAAAGAACAGAAGCATACTTGTATATAACCGTCAACGTCCTTCTCGAGGATAACTTTGACGGTCACCAAGGAAATGACTTGTATGATCCAGAGCATGCTTTGTATCGTGTATTTCGCGTACGTAAGCAGTGTACCTTGCACGAGTTTCTCGAATTGCTGAGTGATAGCTTG AAATATCCAATAGAGCAAATTCGTTTGTGGCCACTGAATGTGCGTTCGAATCATACCTGTAGACCAATGCCGCTCGAATTAGAACCTGATACACAGAAATCCATTTACCAGTGCTCGGAAAATCCAAATGCGTGGAATGTATTTGTTGAACTTGTTCCTCCAGATTCAGATTTGACAGCATTACCACCGTTCGATAAAGACACcgatgttttattattttttaaattgtatgatCCAAAAAATAAGAAGATACATTATTGTGGTCATCATTATATGCCTGTCACAGCCAAAGTCC AGGAACTTATACCTATTTTAAACGAAAGGGCTGGATTTCCACCTGATACAGAATTAGCGCTTTTTGAAGAAATTAAGCCAAATTTGGTTGAAAAAATCGATAACCTAACAGATCCGTTAGAAAAAGTTCTTGATGAATTAATGGATGGCGATATTATCGTTTTTCAAAAAGAAGGAGACAATCAGATGTATGAGCTTCCGACGTGTAGAGAATACTTTAA GGACCTATTTCACAGAGTGGAAGTAACATTTTGCGATAAGACGATTCCTAATGATCCAGGCTTCACAATGGAACTCTCGTTAAGAATGACATACGATCAAATGGCAAGAGCTGTGGCACAAAGAGTTGGCACAGATCCATATCTCCTACAGTTTTTCAAATGTCAAAA CTACAAAGACTCACCTGGACATCCATTAAAATGTACATACGAAGGTTCATTGAAAGATTTGGTTTCCTATTGCAAGCCGAAAACAAAGAAATTATATTATCAGCAGCTCAGTATTAGAGTGAATGAGCTTGAAAACAAAAAGCAGTTTAAATGTATATGGGTTGGTCCATCTCTTAAGGAAGAAAAGGAAATCATTCTTTATCCTAATAAAAATGGAACAGTGGCGACTTTACTCGAAGAAGCAAAGAAACAAGTAGAACTGTCAGAAAATGGATCTGGAAAGTTAAGGATACTAGAAAtcaattgtaataaattatcGCCTGGTCCAAGAGAAGATGTACCTCTAGATAACTTAAATACAACTGGCGCCAAATTATATAGGATAGAAGAAATTCCAAACGATGAATTGAATTTAGCAGAAGATGAAATGTTGATTCCTGTTGCACACTTTCATAAGGATGTTTTCTCGACGTTTGGTATTCcctttttctttaaaattaagcAG GGTGAGCCTTTCCCAAAAATGAAAGAGAGATTACTGAAGAAATTAGGAGTACAAGAAAAAGAATTTGAAAAG TTCGCGCTGGTGACAATGGGAAAGCCACACTTTATTATGGATTCGCCAGAATACATTGTGAAGCTCTCAGACTTTCGTACGCATCCAAGTCAGA GCACATCGCCACACAGGCCTTGGCTTGGCTTGGAACACGTCAACAAAGCGCCAAAGCGTTCTCGTATCAACTACCTCGAAAAGGCTATTAAAATttacaattaa
- the Usp7 gene encoding ubiquitin-specific protease 7 isoform X1, giving the protein MNHVNDQENLKQLNLAPVQVNEVEEMDTQEETPNDGGGDGNDTSPMNGESELTCIVQDQEMGEDEARSEVIFRFVVENVSTMKDTQLSPPCYVRNLPWKIMVMPRSSQTQERPPQRSLGFYLQCNGESESTSWSCYANADLRLLSCKEGQDPFSRKIQHLFYSKENDWGFSHFMTWQDLLDPDKGYIQDDTITLEVHVMADAPHGVSWDSKKHTGFVGLKNQGATCYMNSLLQTLYFTNQLRKAVYKMPTESDDSSKSVALALQRVFHELQFSDKPVGTKKLTKSFGWETLDSFMQHDVQEFLRVLLDKLESKMKGTCVEGTVPKLFEGKMVSFIKCKNIDYKSTRVETFYDIQLNIKGKKNIYESFNDYVSTESLDGDNKYDAGEHGLQEAEKGVIFSSFPPVLHLHLMRFQYDPVTDCSVKFNDRFEFYDKISLDKYLQNKEATSADYTLHAVLVHSGDNHGGHYVVFINPAGDGKWCKFDDDVVSRCTKQEAIDHNYGGQDEDMTMAVKHCTNAYMLVYIRNSELENVLQEVKEEDIPQELVERLQEEKRLEQIRRKERTEAYLYITVNVLLEDNFDGHQGNDLYDPEHALYRVFRVRKQCTLHEFLELLSDSLKYPIEQIRLWPLNVRSNHTCRPMPLELEPDTQKSIYQCSENPNAWNVFVELVPPDSDLTALPPFDKDTDVLLFFKLYDPKNKKIHYCGHHYMPVTAKVQELIPILNERAGFPPDTELALFEEIKPNLVEKIDNLTDPLEKVLDELMDGDIIVFQKEGDNQMYELPTCREYFKDLFHRVEVTFCDKTIPNDPGFTMELSLRMTYDQMARAVAQRVGTDPYLLQFFKCQNYKDSPGHPLKCTYEGSLKDLVSYCKPKTKKLYYQQLSIRVNELENKKQFKCIWVGPSLKEEKEIILYPNKNGTVATLLEEAKKQVELSENGSGKLRILEINCNKLSPGPREDVPLDNLNTTGAKLYRIEEIPNDELNLAEDEMLIPVAHFHKDVFSTFGIPFFFKIKQGEPFPKMKERLLKKLGVQEKEFEKFKFALVTMGKPHFIMDSPEYIVKLSDFRTHPSQTYPLLYAGTSPHRPWLGLEHVNKAPKRSRINYLEKAIKIYN; this is encoded by the exons ATGAACCACGTTAACGACCAGGAAAATCTTAAACAGCTCAACCTGGCACCAGTTCAGGTCAATGAAGTCGAAGAAATGGACACGCAGGAAG AAACACCAAATGATGGTGGAGGAGATGGTAATGATACTAGTCCTATGAACGGAGAATCAGAATTAACTTGTATAGTTCAAGATCAAGAAATGGGAGAAG ATGAAGCAAGATCAGAAGTGATATTTCGCTTCGTAGTAGAAAATGTTTCTACAATGAAAGATACTCAGCTGTCACCACCATGTTACGTTCGTAATTTGCCATGGAAAATAATGGTAATGCCAAGGTCGAGTCAGACCCAGGAGCGACCACCTCAGAGATCACTTGGTTTTTATCTTCAATGTAATGGAGAAAGTGAATCAACATCATGGAGTTGTTATGCAAATGCAGATCTTCGGTTACTTTCTTGTAAAGAAGGACAGGACCCTTTTAGCAGAA AGATTCAACATCTATTCTATAGTAAAGAAAACGATTGGGGATTTAGTCATTTTATGACGTGGCAGGATCTTTTGGATCCTGATAAAGGTTACATTCAAGATGATACTATTACACTTGAG GTTCATGTGATGGCTGATGCTCCACATGGTGTCAGTTGGGATAGTAAAAAACATACTGGATTTGTAggtttaaaaaatcaaggtgctACGTGTTATATGAATTCTTTACTTCAAACTTTGTATTTTACCAATCAG TTACGAAAAGCTGTTTATAAAATGCCAACAGAAAGTGATGATTCCAGTAAGAGTGTAGCTCTGGCTTTACAGAGGGTTTTTCATGAATTACAATTTTCTGATAAGCCAGTAGGTACAAAAAAACTAACTAAAAGTTTTGGTTGGGAGACGTTGGATTCGTTTATGCAACACGATGTACAAGAATTCTTACGAGTG CTTTTAGATAAGTTGGAAAGTAAGATGAAAGGAACATGTGTGGAGGGTACAGTACCAAAATTATTTGAAGGGAAAATGGTGtcatttattaaatgtaaaaatattgattataaatcAACTAGAGTTGAAACTTTCTATGACATACAATTAAATATAAAGGGCAAGAAGAATA TTTACGAATCCTTTAATGACTATGTAAGCACTGAAAGTCTGGACGGTGATAATAAATACGATGCTGGAGAACATGGATTACAGGAAGCAGAAAAAGGAGTTATCTTTTCATCTTTTCCACCAGTTTTGCATCTGCATTTAATGAGATTTCAGTATGATCCAGTTACAGATTGTTCAGTCAAATTTAATGACAG GTTTGAATTCTATGACAAAATAAGTCTTGACAAATATTTGCAAAATAAAGAAGCCACGAGTGCAGATTACACACTGCATGCAGTCTTAGTTCACAGTGGAGATAATCATGGTGGTCACTACGTTGTATTTATCAATCCAGCTGGTGATGGGAAA TGGTGCAAATTCGACGATGACGTCGTCTCCAGGTGTACAAAGCAGGAAGCCATTGATCATAATTATGGTGGTCAGGATGAGGACATGACTATGGCTGTGAAACACTGTACGAACGCCTATATGCTGGTGTACATAAGGAACTCTGAACTGGAAAACGTCTTGCAAGAAGTTAAAGAAGAGGATATACCTCAAGAG CTGGTGGAGAGGTTGCAAGAGGAGAAGAGGCTGGAACAAATAAGAAGAAAGGAAAGAACAGAAGCATACTTGTATATAACCGTCAACGTCCTTCTCGAGGATAACTTTGACGGTCACCAAGGAAATGACTTGTATGATCCAGAGCATGCTTTGTATCGTGTATTTCGCGTACGTAAGCAGTGTACCTTGCACGAGTTTCTCGAATTGCTGAGTGATAGCTTG AAATATCCAATAGAGCAAATTCGTTTGTGGCCACTGAATGTGCGTTCGAATCATACCTGTAGACCAATGCCGCTCGAATTAGAACCTGATACACAGAAATCCATTTACCAGTGCTCGGAAAATCCAAATGCGTGGAATGTATTTGTTGAACTTGTTCCTCCAGATTCAGATTTGACAGCATTACCACCGTTCGATAAAGACACcgatgttttattattttttaaattgtatgatCCAAAAAATAAGAAGATACATTATTGTGGTCATCATTATATGCCTGTCACAGCCAAAGTCC AGGAACTTATACCTATTTTAAACGAAAGGGCTGGATTTCCACCTGATACAGAATTAGCGCTTTTTGAAGAAATTAAGCCAAATTTGGTTGAAAAAATCGATAACCTAACAGATCCGTTAGAAAAAGTTCTTGATGAATTAATGGATGGCGATATTATCGTTTTTCAAAAAGAAGGAGACAATCAGATGTATGAGCTTCCGACGTGTAGAGAATACTTTAA GGACCTATTTCACAGAGTGGAAGTAACATTTTGCGATAAGACGATTCCTAATGATCCAGGCTTCACAATGGAACTCTCGTTAAGAATGACATACGATCAAATGGCAAGAGCTGTGGCACAAAGAGTTGGCACAGATCCATATCTCCTACAGTTTTTCAAATGTCAAAA CTACAAAGACTCACCTGGACATCCATTAAAATGTACATACGAAGGTTCATTGAAAGATTTGGTTTCCTATTGCAAGCCGAAAACAAAGAAATTATATTATCAGCAGCTCAGTATTAGAGTGAATGAGCTTGAAAACAAAAAGCAGTTTAAATGTATATGGGTTGGTCCATCTCTTAAGGAAGAAAAGGAAATCATTCTTTATCCTAATAAAAATGGAACAGTGGCGACTTTACTCGAAGAAGCAAAGAAACAAGTAGAACTGTCAGAAAATGGATCTGGAAAGTTAAGGATACTAGAAAtcaattgtaataaattatcGCCTGGTCCAAGAGAAGATGTACCTCTAGATAACTTAAATACAACTGGCGCCAAATTATATAGGATAGAAGAAATTCCAAACGATGAATTGAATTTAGCAGAAGATGAAATGTTGATTCCTGTTGCACACTTTCATAAGGATGTTTTCTCGACGTTTGGTATTCcctttttctttaaaattaagcAG GGTGAGCCTTTCCCAAAAATGAAAGAGAGATTACTGAAGAAATTAGGAGTACAAGAAAAAGAATTTGAAAAG TTTAAGTTCGCGCTGGTGACAATGGGAAAGCCACACTTTATTATGGATTCGCCAGAATACATTGTGAAGCTCTCAGACTTTCGTACGCATCCAAGTCAGA CTTATCCACTTTTATACGCAGGCACATCGCCACACAGGCCTTGGCTTGGCTTGGAACACGTCAACAAAGCGCCAAAGCGTTCTCGTATCAACTACCTCGAAAAGGCTATTAAAATttacaattaa
- the Usp7 gene encoding ubiquitin-specific protease 7 isoform X3: MNHVNDQENLKQLNLAPVQVNEVEEMDTQEETPNDGGGDGNDTSPMNGESELTCIVQDQEMGEDEARSEVIFRFVVENVSTMKDTQLSPPCYVRNLPWKIMVMPRSSQTQERPPQRSLGFYLQCNGESESTSWSCYANADLRLLSCKEGQDPFSRKIQHLFYSKENDWGFSHFMTWQDLLDPDKGYIQDDTITLEVHVMADAPHGVSWDSKKHTGFVGLKNQGATCYMNSLLQTLYFTNQLRKAVYKMPTESDDSSKSVALALQRVFHELQFSDKPVGTKKLTKSFGWETLDSFMQHDVQEFLRVLLDKLESKMKGTCVEGTVPKLFEGKMVSFIKCKNIDYKSTRVETFYDIQLNIKGKKNIYESFNDYVSTESLDGDNKYDAGEHGLQEAEKGVIFSSFPPVLHLHLMRFQYDPVTDCSVKFNDRFEFYDKISLDKYLQNKEATSADYTLHAVLVHSGDNHGGHYVVFINPAGDGKWCKFDDDVVSRCTKQEAIDHNYGGQDEDMTMAVKHCTNAYMLVYIRNSELENVLQEVKEEDIPQELVERLQEEKRLEQIRRKERTEAYLYITVNVLLEDNFDGHQGNDLYDPEHALYRVFRVRKQCTLHEFLELLSDSLKYPIEQIRLWPLNVRSNHTCRPMPLELEPDTQKSIYQCSENPNAWNVFVELVPPDSDLTALPPFDKDTDVLLFFKLYDPKNKKIHYCGHHYMPVTAKVQELIPILNERAGFPPDTELALFEEIKPNLVEKIDNLTDPLEKVLDELMDGDIIVFQKEGDNQMYELPTCREYFKDLFHRVEVTFCDKTIPNDPGFTMELSLRMTYDQMARAVAQRVGTDPYLLQFFKCQNYKDSPGHPLKCTYEGSLKDLVSYCKPKTKKLYYQQLSIRVNELENKKQFKCIWVGPSLKEEKEIILYPNKNGTVATLLEEAKKQVELSENGSGKLRILEINCNKLSPGPREDVPLDNLNTTGAKLYRIEEIPNDELNLAEDEMLIPVAHFHKDVFSTFGIPFFFKIKQGEPFPKMKERLLKKLGVQEKEFEKFKFALVTMGKPHFIMDSPEYIVKLSDFRTHPSQSTSPHRPWLGLEHVNKAPKRSRINYLEKAIKIYN, encoded by the exons ATGAACCACGTTAACGACCAGGAAAATCTTAAACAGCTCAACCTGGCACCAGTTCAGGTCAATGAAGTCGAAGAAATGGACACGCAGGAAG AAACACCAAATGATGGTGGAGGAGATGGTAATGATACTAGTCCTATGAACGGAGAATCAGAATTAACTTGTATAGTTCAAGATCAAGAAATGGGAGAAG ATGAAGCAAGATCAGAAGTGATATTTCGCTTCGTAGTAGAAAATGTTTCTACAATGAAAGATACTCAGCTGTCACCACCATGTTACGTTCGTAATTTGCCATGGAAAATAATGGTAATGCCAAGGTCGAGTCAGACCCAGGAGCGACCACCTCAGAGATCACTTGGTTTTTATCTTCAATGTAATGGAGAAAGTGAATCAACATCATGGAGTTGTTATGCAAATGCAGATCTTCGGTTACTTTCTTGTAAAGAAGGACAGGACCCTTTTAGCAGAA AGATTCAACATCTATTCTATAGTAAAGAAAACGATTGGGGATTTAGTCATTTTATGACGTGGCAGGATCTTTTGGATCCTGATAAAGGTTACATTCAAGATGATACTATTACACTTGAG GTTCATGTGATGGCTGATGCTCCACATGGTGTCAGTTGGGATAGTAAAAAACATACTGGATTTGTAggtttaaaaaatcaaggtgctACGTGTTATATGAATTCTTTACTTCAAACTTTGTATTTTACCAATCAG TTACGAAAAGCTGTTTATAAAATGCCAACAGAAAGTGATGATTCCAGTAAGAGTGTAGCTCTGGCTTTACAGAGGGTTTTTCATGAATTACAATTTTCTGATAAGCCAGTAGGTACAAAAAAACTAACTAAAAGTTTTGGTTGGGAGACGTTGGATTCGTTTATGCAACACGATGTACAAGAATTCTTACGAGTG CTTTTAGATAAGTTGGAAAGTAAGATGAAAGGAACATGTGTGGAGGGTACAGTACCAAAATTATTTGAAGGGAAAATGGTGtcatttattaaatgtaaaaatattgattataaatcAACTAGAGTTGAAACTTTCTATGACATACAATTAAATATAAAGGGCAAGAAGAATA TTTACGAATCCTTTAATGACTATGTAAGCACTGAAAGTCTGGACGGTGATAATAAATACGATGCTGGAGAACATGGATTACAGGAAGCAGAAAAAGGAGTTATCTTTTCATCTTTTCCACCAGTTTTGCATCTGCATTTAATGAGATTTCAGTATGATCCAGTTACAGATTGTTCAGTCAAATTTAATGACAG GTTTGAATTCTATGACAAAATAAGTCTTGACAAATATTTGCAAAATAAAGAAGCCACGAGTGCAGATTACACACTGCATGCAGTCTTAGTTCACAGTGGAGATAATCATGGTGGTCACTACGTTGTATTTATCAATCCAGCTGGTGATGGGAAA TGGTGCAAATTCGACGATGACGTCGTCTCCAGGTGTACAAAGCAGGAAGCCATTGATCATAATTATGGTGGTCAGGATGAGGACATGACTATGGCTGTGAAACACTGTACGAACGCCTATATGCTGGTGTACATAAGGAACTCTGAACTGGAAAACGTCTTGCAAGAAGTTAAAGAAGAGGATATACCTCAAGAG CTGGTGGAGAGGTTGCAAGAGGAGAAGAGGCTGGAACAAATAAGAAGAAAGGAAAGAACAGAAGCATACTTGTATATAACCGTCAACGTCCTTCTCGAGGATAACTTTGACGGTCACCAAGGAAATGACTTGTATGATCCAGAGCATGCTTTGTATCGTGTATTTCGCGTACGTAAGCAGTGTACCTTGCACGAGTTTCTCGAATTGCTGAGTGATAGCTTG AAATATCCAATAGAGCAAATTCGTTTGTGGCCACTGAATGTGCGTTCGAATCATACCTGTAGACCAATGCCGCTCGAATTAGAACCTGATACACAGAAATCCATTTACCAGTGCTCGGAAAATCCAAATGCGTGGAATGTATTTGTTGAACTTGTTCCTCCAGATTCAGATTTGACAGCATTACCACCGTTCGATAAAGACACcgatgttttattattttttaaattgtatgatCCAAAAAATAAGAAGATACATTATTGTGGTCATCATTATATGCCTGTCACAGCCAAAGTCC AGGAACTTATACCTATTTTAAACGAAAGGGCTGGATTTCCACCTGATACAGAATTAGCGCTTTTTGAAGAAATTAAGCCAAATTTGGTTGAAAAAATCGATAACCTAACAGATCCGTTAGAAAAAGTTCTTGATGAATTAATGGATGGCGATATTATCGTTTTTCAAAAAGAAGGAGACAATCAGATGTATGAGCTTCCGACGTGTAGAGAATACTTTAA GGACCTATTTCACAGAGTGGAAGTAACATTTTGCGATAAGACGATTCCTAATGATCCAGGCTTCACAATGGAACTCTCGTTAAGAATGACATACGATCAAATGGCAAGAGCTGTGGCACAAAGAGTTGGCACAGATCCATATCTCCTACAGTTTTTCAAATGTCAAAA CTACAAAGACTCACCTGGACATCCATTAAAATGTACATACGAAGGTTCATTGAAAGATTTGGTTTCCTATTGCAAGCCGAAAACAAAGAAATTATATTATCAGCAGCTCAGTATTAGAGTGAATGAGCTTGAAAACAAAAAGCAGTTTAAATGTATATGGGTTGGTCCATCTCTTAAGGAAGAAAAGGAAATCATTCTTTATCCTAATAAAAATGGAACAGTGGCGACTTTACTCGAAGAAGCAAAGAAACAAGTAGAACTGTCAGAAAATGGATCTGGAAAGTTAAGGATACTAGAAAtcaattgtaataaattatcGCCTGGTCCAAGAGAAGATGTACCTCTAGATAACTTAAATACAACTGGCGCCAAATTATATAGGATAGAAGAAATTCCAAACGATGAATTGAATTTAGCAGAAGATGAAATGTTGATTCCTGTTGCACACTTTCATAAGGATGTTTTCTCGACGTTTGGTATTCcctttttctttaaaattaagcAG GGTGAGCCTTTCCCAAAAATGAAAGAGAGATTACTGAAGAAATTAGGAGTACAAGAAAAAGAATTTGAAAAG TTTAAGTTCGCGCTGGTGACAATGGGAAAGCCACACTTTATTATGGATTCGCCAGAATACATTGTGAAGCTCTCAGACTTTCGTACGCATCCAAGTCAGA GCACATCGCCACACAGGCCTTGGCTTGGCTTGGAACACGTCAACAAAGCGCCAAAGCGTTCTCGTATCAACTACCTCGAAAAGGCTATTAAAATttacaattaa